Genomic window (Candidatus Nitrosocosmicus franklandus):
CATCGATTACAATAGAGAAATATTTTTGTTGCAGACTTGGCTAAACATAGGAATATATTAAAAAGAAGAAAACACAAATTATGAATATTTTCGACCGAATTGGTTCAGGGAAGAATCCTCCTAGCAATATTAACGTGGTTATAGAAATCCCGCAGAATAGTAATATAAAATATGAAGTTGATTCTGAATCAGGAATTTTGTTTGTAGATAGAAAATTGCATACTTCAATGGTTTACCCTTTCAATTATGGATTTATTCCAATGACAAGAGAGGAGGATGGCGACCCAATAGATATCTTGGTGATGAGTAACGATGCATTTTCCCCATTATCAGTAGTAAGATCAAAACCGATAGGAGTTTTAATAATGGAAGACGAAGAAGGGCAGGACTCAAAAATTATTGCGGTGCCCGATGAAAAAATAGACAATGATTATTCAAAATACACAGAAATAGATCAGCTGGATAGCAGGATTTTAGATAAAATTAAGCATTTTTTTGAACATTACAAAGAGCTCGAAAAAGGAAAATTCGTAAAGGTAATTGGATGGGAAAATAGCAAAAGAGCAGAAAGCATAATAAACGAGGGGATAGAACGATTCGGTAAAAAAAAATAATTATAATGCTTTAAATTGTTCACTCCAACGAACATATGCACGTAACATGTCTGAGCTCACGCTGGGTTTCCTAACCTTAAACATTTCTTTGAAATCCGAAAGGGTCAATTCCCTCGGAAGGACAGTATCATCAGCTGGTTCTCCTTTTTCAAAAAGCTCATTTACGACTTTTAATTGCGCAGACTGGCATATGTCTTTGATATCGCTAGCACTATAAGAATCCGAAAGCTTTGCTAAATCGTCCACCTTAACAGTCTGATCTCGTGCTAATTTTGATAAATACTGCTTAAAAAGATTCTTACGTGAAGCAATATCAGGTAAGGTAACATAAATTCGCTTCTGAAATCTTCTCAAAAATCCTGATTCTAGACTCCAAGGTTTGTTTGTTGCACCGATAACATATAAGAAAGAGTCCTTGGATTTTCCATTTATCCCATCCATTTCCGTTAAAAATTGATTTTTCACTCTGACCTCTCCCCCTACTTCTCCATTGCGAGTACCTAGTAGCGAATCAATTTCATCAATAAACAACAAAATAGGAATTTTTTCCTTTTCATGCAGCGCCCTTGCGAATGTAAAAAGTTTTGATATATTCTTCTCTGCCTCACCCAGCCATTTGCTCATCATAGAAGCAGCATCTATATTAATAAAATAACCGTGTATCTCCGCTGCTGCTGCAGCCGCTAGTAGAGTTTTACCACAACCTGGCGGGCCAAAAAGTAATATCCCACGAGGCCAGCCTAGTGGAAACAGATCTGCTCTTTTAGTAGGGTAAACGATCGATTCTCTGATGGCCCTCTTTGCATCATCTAAACCTACAACTTCTTTCCATGTAACCATCGGTTTTTCTTTTAGAACAAGATTTTCAAGATCTTTACCTAATTCCTGGATTAGGGTTGTACTATTAGCAGTACTATTCATGTTAGAATTATGATCATGACTTGTCCCACTGCTACGATGTATCGTATTAGGAGACGTAGGATTTATTCTAAATGGGTTATTATTGTTTGACAATTTGGTATCATGAGATCTGGAACGATTATTATTGTTAATATGTTCCTTCATACCAGTTACAACTGTATTCCCCTGTTTTTCATCTTCCGCTATTCCGTTGGCCATCTGGATTGCCTTTATCCTATTTTGATACGCACTTGCCCGTTCAAGATAGACCCTATTCAACTTGTATTCTGGATAAATCTGTACCAATTTAATCAGTGCTTCTGCGGCCCTCTGATAGGAGTTTATTGCAGAGGAATGTGAACCCTGAGAATCTAGCTTTATAGCTTCTGCAGCGAATTTACTCGCAGTATTCTCTAATTCCTGTGGTGCAAGTGTCATCTTTGTATATTCTCAAATATGCTTATTAATTCATTTGAAAGGATACAAAGTAAACATAATTCATCTAAACGATAAAAAAATATAGACCCATTTATGTGCTGAAGTATCTTGATACTTTCTTTTTTTTTAATCAATAATCCAAAAATTTTGACTATTTGCCTTCTATTCTATGGTAATAAATTAACCCTTGATGTCAAAAGAAAACTTTAGGGGCAATGAAATGTTGGGTGGTCTAGAAGAACTAGGATTATCAAAATACGAGGCATCAGCTTACCTTGGATTATTAGGTAAGGGCATGGTTTCAGCAACTGAGCTCGCATTTTGTTCAGATTTGCCTAGAACCAAAATTTATTTTATATTAAAGAAATTGGAAAAGAAAAAGTTGGTTTTCATCAATAATCAAAAACCTTTGACCTTTAGGGCTCTTCCCCCTAAGGATTCATTTAGTAATATTTTAAAAAAATATGAAAAAAAAATTAAGGACATGAGAGACATCATAGATTCTCTACAGCAAATAAATGATGAAGGATTAGAGAAAAAAGGCCTTGAAGAACGAAGATATTTGATCCTCAATCAAATGTACACAGACAAGAAAATTAAAGAGCTCATAAAGTCATCCCGCGAGAAGATCAATATTGCACTTAATTCATGGGGAAATATTCTTTTAAGATCTGTTAAAGATGAAATATTCCAAGCAGTAATTCGAGGAGTCAAAATAAGAATACTTTTTGATAATCTATCGAATGCAGATTCAATTATCTTACCAAATGCAGTTGATAAGAAAAGAGCCAATATTAGTACGAACTTATTTATCTTTGACAACGATGTTGCGATACTAATAAACAATGATGGAACTAAATCGGCTTATTTCGATTCGCATGAGATCTTTAAAACAGTTTTAACCAACCATTTTAAAGATATATGGGATTCAGATAACAATCAATCAAAAATCAAGAGCACTACTACGTTCGATACAATTAATGTCAGTCGTTAACGACATCATAATCTTTCATTACAAATGGTAATTCAGCGAGTAAATCTGATGCCATCATGTGTAGGCCTATTTTGCTAGACACTTTAAGAGCAGCCATACCGTTAAAGTACAAACCCAGTAAAGAAGCATGAATAGGCTCATGCTTTGTAAGAAATCCAGCAACAAGGCCCGAAAGAATGTCTCCAGTTCCACCCACGGTCATGGAAGGAGTTGACCGTTGAATCACATATACCTTATCACCATCAGAAACAATGTTCCAAAAACCCTTCAACGTAATAATGAGTCCATACTCTTTTGCCATTTTAGTAACAAGCGTTATCTGATCATTTAGACTGCCAGTCGGAAGTTCTCCAAATAGGCGTTTAAATTCTCCACCGTGCGGAGTAACGATAGTCTTGGTATTTGTTATATCTTTCAAAATATCAGGTACCAATGCTCCGGCATCTACCAATAAACGAACATCTGACTTGATTAGTCCATTGATTAGTGTTAAAAGGGACTGAGATTTTGAGAAACTCAACCCCATTCCGATACCAGCTGCATCAATTTTCTTAGGAATTGAATTCAATAATCGCCGAGCTGCTCCGCTTGTTAATTTATCGTCTGGGAAGGGGATAAAAATTAGATCAGCAGAAAAATTTCTGGAAGGTATCAAATTAATTTTTGGAATAGCAGTATATACCAAATCTGTGCCGCTCCTTAGTGCAGCAATTGAAGATAGCAACGGAGCACCGTGGTACATTCGACTGCCCCCTACTATGAGCGCTATTCCATTGTCACCTTTTCTGGATTTTTTATTACGTGGAAGAATAATTTCCCTTACAAGGTTTGAATCCACATTAGAATAAATTTTCATTTTAGAGTAGCTATAACAAATCCTTGTGTGGTAATTAGTATTTTCCCATTAAACAAAAATAAAGGCGTAGCATAAAAGGATCATAAGTATTGGTACGAGAAAAGGGAAATAAGAAGATGGATAAATCAAAATTAGAAAGTTTTATCCCCAAATCAGTGGTGCCTCCAGAAATTGATACTCATTTTCAACTGTACGGAAAGCATATGTGGGAAGTAAATTATAGTGAAAGGTGTCCTGTGTGTGACAAGCGAATTGATGAGTTTGGCCTTTGCGCATGTAGTGGATTCACAGGATAATAACTAATTTGTTGAGTATTAGAGAATAATCAAGAGTTGAAATCATTGTCGAAACTAAAGGTTTTCTAATAATGAATAAATACCTGGTGGAATAAAGAGTAGTTATGAGTAATGAAGTCATGGGTGCGGTAACCTATGAGTGCATGTCTTGTGGTACTAACGTAACCGCTGAAGAACTTTCTTACCTACCAGAAATAAAATGTATTTGTGGATTCAGAGTTTTTAGAAAAGTCCGACAACCGATTATTAAACAGTTAAAAGCGATTTAAGTGAAAATAAAATGTCCTGATTGTAAAAACGCAGCCGAGCTGTCCGATGATTTCTCGTCAGTCCAGTGCAGTAATTGCGGTTTCAATATGTCATATGGTGATTATGTCAGGTACATAGCATACAAGGATCCTAGATACTCAGATATTCTAGGAGATTATAAAAAATAGTGGTAGACTGAATTTATTTATGTCATAGTCGAGTTGTTGTCATTATTATTTGAACTCCGATAGTGATTCAAAAAAAGGGTACCTATGGGCAAAAAGTAGAATGCCCATTTTGAATAGAATAGTAAGAAAGTATTCCAAGAGTAAAATATTGTCCGATTTTAAATTGGGAATGTGTTTACACATAACTTATGAAACAGCC
Coding sequences:
- the ppa gene encoding inorganic diphosphatase; amino-acid sequence: MNIFDRIGSGKNPPSNINVVIEIPQNSNIKYEVDSESGILFVDRKLHTSMVYPFNYGFIPMTREEDGDPIDILVMSNDAFSPLSVVRSKPIGVLIMEDEEGQDSKIIAVPDEKIDNDYSKYTEIDQLDSRILDKIKHFFEHYKELEKGKFVKVIGWENSKRAESIINEGIERFGKKK
- a CDS encoding AAA family ATPase is translated as MTLAPQELENTASKFAAEAIKLDSQGSHSSAINSYQRAAEALIKLVQIYPEYKLNRVYLERASAYQNRIKAIQMANGIAEDEKQGNTVVTGMKEHINNNNRSRSHDTKLSNNNNPFRINPTSPNTIHRSSGTSHDHNSNMNSTANSTTLIQELGKDLENLVLKEKPMVTWKEVVGLDDAKRAIRESIVYPTKRADLFPLGWPRGILLFGPPGCGKTLLAAAAAAEIHGYFINIDAASMMSKWLGEAEKNISKLFTFARALHEKEKIPILLFIDEIDSLLGTRNGEVGGEVRVKNQFLTEMDGINGKSKDSFLYVIGATNKPWSLESGFLRRFQKRIYVTLPDIASRKNLFKQYLSKLARDQTVKVDDLAKLSDSYSASDIKDICQSAQLKVVNELFEKGEPADDTVLPRELTLSDFKEMFKVRKPSVSSDMLRAYVRWSEQFKAL
- a CDS encoding TrmB family transcriptional regulator, with the translated sequence MSKENFRGNEMLGGLEELGLSKYEASAYLGLLGKGMVSATELAFCSDLPRTKIYFILKKLEKKKLVFINNQKPLTFRALPPKDSFSNILKKYEKKIKDMRDIIDSLQQINDEGLEKKGLEERRYLILNQMYTDKKIKELIKSSREKINIALNSWGNILLRSVKDEIFQAVIRGVKIRILFDNLSNADSIILPNAVDKKRANISTNLFIFDNDVAILINNDGTKSAYFDSHEIFKTVLTNHFKDIWDSDNNQSKIKSTTTFDTINVSR
- a CDS encoding NAD(P)H-hydrate dehydratase codes for the protein MKIYSNVDSNLVREIILPRNKKSRKGDNGIALIVGGSRMYHGAPLLSSIAALRSGTDLVYTAIPKINLIPSRNFSADLIFIPFPDDKLTSGAARRLLNSIPKKIDAAGIGMGLSFSKSQSLLTLINGLIKSDVRLLVDAGALVPDILKDITNTKTIVTPHGGEFKRLFGELPTGSLNDQITLVTKMAKEYGLIITLKGFWNIVSDGDKVYVIQRSTPSMTVGGTGDILSGLVAGFLTKHEPIHASLLGLYFNGMAALKVSSKIGLHMMASDLLAELPFVMKDYDVVND